In Rhodanobacter humi, the following are encoded in one genomic region:
- the dnaJ gene encoding molecular chaperone DnaJ → MSKRDYYEVLGVERTVTEVELKKSFRRLAMKYHPDRCPDDPHAQEKFKEAKEAYEVLADAQKRGMYDQYGHAAFEGGMGGRGGGGGFGDMGDIFGDIFGDIFGGGRGRQPRRGADLRYLMELDLEEAVFGIEKKIEIPTQVNCHHCNGSGSADGKTVQCKTCHGHGRVRMQNGIFSIQQACPHCGGSGQTIEKPCKQCHGEGRLEETRTLSVKIPAGVDNGDRIRLTGQGEAGPSGAPAGDLYVEVHVREHRIFQREGNDLHCEVPIRFSQAALGAELPVPTLEGEVPITIPPETQTGQSFRLRGRGVKSVRSGRAGDLICHVVVETPVRLTRQQRELLEQLEASFNDGKGDEHTPRAKHWVDGVKQFWSRVTS, encoded by the coding sequence ATGAGCAAGCGTGATTACTACGAAGTCCTGGGTGTCGAGCGCACGGTCACCGAGGTCGAACTGAAGAAGTCCTTCCGCCGGCTGGCGATGAAGTACCACCCGGACCGCTGTCCGGACGATCCTCACGCGCAGGAGAAGTTCAAGGAGGCCAAGGAGGCCTACGAGGTGCTCGCCGACGCGCAGAAGCGCGGCATGTACGACCAGTACGGCCACGCCGCCTTCGAGGGCGGCATGGGCGGCCGCGGTGGTGGTGGCGGCTTCGGCGACATGGGGGACATCTTCGGTGACATCTTCGGTGACATCTTCGGCGGCGGCCGTGGCCGCCAGCCGCGCCGCGGCGCCGACCTGCGCTACCTGATGGAGCTCGACCTCGAGGAAGCCGTGTTCGGCATCGAGAAGAAGATCGAGATTCCCACCCAGGTCAACTGCCACCACTGCAACGGCAGCGGCTCGGCCGACGGCAAGACCGTGCAGTGCAAGACTTGCCACGGCCACGGCCGCGTGCGCATGCAGAACGGCATCTTCTCGATCCAGCAGGCCTGCCCGCATTGCGGCGGCAGCGGCCAGACCATCGAGAAGCCCTGCAAGCAGTGCCACGGCGAAGGGCGGCTGGAGGAAACCCGCACGCTGTCGGTGAAGATCCCCGCCGGCGTGGACAACGGCGACCGCATCCGCCTCACCGGTCAGGGCGAGGCCGGTCCATCCGGCGCGCCCGCCGGCGACCTCTACGTGGAAGTGCACGTGCGCGAGCATCGCATCTTCCAGCGCGAAGGCAACGACCTGCACTGCGAGGTGCCGATCCGTTTCTCGCAGGCCGCGCTGGGCGCCGAATTGCCGGTGCCCACGCTGGAGGGCGAGGTGCCGATCACGATTCCGCCGGAGACGCAGACCGGGCAGAGCTTCCGCCTGCGCGGGCGCGGCGTGAAGTCGGTGCGCAGCGGTCGCGCCGGCGACCTGATCTGCCACGTGGTGGTGGAAACCCCGGTGCGCCTCACCAGGCAGCAGCGCGAATTGCTGGAGCAGCTCGAGGCCAGCTTCAACGACGGCAAGGGCGACGAGCACACGCCGCGCGCGAAGCACTGGGTCGACGGCGTGAAGCAGTTCTGGTCGCGGGTGACGTCGTAA
- the carB gene encoding carbamoyl-phosphate synthase large subunit, producing the protein MAKRSDIKSILIIGAGPIVIGQACEFDYSGAQACKALKEEGYRVILVNSNPATIMTDPEMADAVYIEPINWQTVERIIAKEKPDAVLPTMGGQTALNCALDLADHGVLDKYKVELIGAKRDAIRMAEDRELFKQAMTEIGLESPKSGVAKSYEHAVEIQAELGFPIIIRPSFTLGGSGGGIAYNKEEFEAIVKRGLELSPTHEVLIDESVLGWKEFEMEVVRDTADNCIIICAIENLDPMGVHTGDSITVAPAQTLTDKEYQRLRDASIAVLRKIGVDTGGSNVQFGINPADGRVVVIEMNPRVSRSSALASKATGFPIAKIAAKLAVGYTLDELKNDITGGKTPASFEPTIDYVVTKIPRFAFEKFPRADARLTTQMKSVGEVMAIGRSFTESLQKALRGLEIGKTGLNPTGLDIATEDGLVTLKRELREPRPDRVFHLADAFRAGLTLDEVHELSRVDPWFLAAFEDIVLAENAVKAQGIAALDAPRMRELKRMGFSDARLAELTGSDEAAMRHLRRTLGVRPVYKRVDSCAAEFATTTAYMYSTYEEECEANPTDREKIIVLGGGPNRIGQGIEFDYCCVHAALALRQDGFETIMVNCNPETVSTDYDTSDRLYFEPLTLEDVLEIVDLEKPKGVIVQYGGQTPLKLARALEAAGTPIIGTSPDSIDLAEDRERFQQMIMKLGLRQPPNRTARNADEALALAREIGYPLVVRPSYVLGGRAMEVVYDDADLARYIREAVQVSNDSPVLLDRFLDHAVEVDVDIIADAQGNVLIGGIMEHIEEAGVHSGDSSCSLPPYSLSQEVQDEMRRQAAAMAKELKVIGLMNTQFAIQGDTVFILEVNPRASRTVPFVSKATGVPLAKIAARAMAGKSLPEQGATKEVIPAYYSVKEAIFPFLKFQNVDPILGPEMRSTGEVMGVGRSFGAAFARGHDAAGIKTPPKGKVFVSVRDADKDRLLPVAQEVLRRGFSLVATAGTAAYLNGNGVLCERVNKVLEGRPHIVDLIKNGEIVYIVNTTEGKQAIADSFSIRREALQQRVTYSTTVAGARALVHSLDFHGSEDVHSLQELHKELNA; encoded by the coding sequence ATGGCCAAGCGTAGCGACATCAAGAGCATCCTGATCATCGGCGCCGGCCCGATCGTGATCGGCCAGGCCTGCGAGTTCGACTACTCCGGCGCGCAGGCCTGCAAGGCGCTGAAGGAAGAGGGCTACCGGGTGATCCTGGTGAACTCCAATCCCGCCACCATCATGACCGACCCGGAGATGGCCGACGCCGTCTACATCGAGCCGATCAACTGGCAGACGGTGGAACGCATCATCGCCAAGGAGAAACCCGACGCGGTGCTGCCCACCATGGGCGGCCAGACCGCGTTGAACTGCGCGCTCGACCTCGCCGACCACGGCGTGCTGGACAAGTACAAGGTCGAATTGATCGGCGCGAAGCGCGACGCGATCCGCATGGCCGAGGACCGCGAGCTGTTCAAGCAGGCGATGACCGAGATCGGGCTGGAGAGCCCCAAGTCCGGCGTGGCCAAGAGCTACGAGCACGCGGTGGAGATCCAGGCCGAGCTGGGTTTCCCCATCATCATCCGCCCCAGCTTCACGCTGGGCGGTTCCGGCGGCGGCATCGCCTACAACAAGGAAGAGTTCGAGGCCATCGTGAAACGGGGCCTGGAGCTTTCGCCCACGCACGAGGTGCTGATCGACGAATCGGTGCTGGGCTGGAAGGAGTTCGAGATGGAAGTGGTCCGCGACACCGCGGACAACTGCATCATCATCTGCGCGATCGAGAACCTCGACCCGATGGGCGTGCATACCGGTGACTCGATCACCGTGGCGCCGGCGCAGACGCTCACCGACAAGGAATACCAGCGCCTGCGCGATGCCAGCATCGCGGTGCTGCGCAAGATCGGCGTGGACACCGGTGGCTCCAACGTGCAGTTCGGCATCAATCCCGCGGACGGCCGCGTGGTGGTGATCGAGATGAACCCCCGCGTGTCGCGCTCCTCGGCGCTGGCCTCCAAGGCCACCGGCTTCCCGATCGCCAAGATCGCCGCGAAGCTCGCCGTGGGCTACACGCTGGACGAACTGAAGAACGACATCACCGGCGGCAAGACGCCGGCCTCGTTCGAGCCGACCATCGATTACGTGGTCACCAAGATTCCGCGATTCGCGTTCGAGAAGTTCCCGCGCGCCGATGCGCGCCTCACCACCCAGATGAAGTCGGTGGGCGAGGTGATGGCGATCGGCCGCAGCTTCACCGAATCGCTGCAGAAGGCGCTGCGCGGGCTGGAGATCGGCAAGACCGGGCTCAACCCCACCGGGCTGGACATCGCCACGGAAGACGGCCTGGTCACGCTGAAGCGCGAGCTGCGCGAGCCGCGACCCGATCGCGTGTTCCATCTCGCCGATGCGTTCCGCGCCGGCCTCACGCTGGACGAGGTGCACGAACTCAGCCGCGTCGATCCGTGGTTCCTCGCCGCGTTCGAGGACATCGTGCTGGCCGAAAACGCGGTCAAGGCGCAAGGCATCGCCGCACTGGACGCGCCGCGCATGCGCGAGCTGAAGCGCATGGGTTTCTCCGACGCGCGCCTGGCCGAGCTGACCGGCTCGGACGAGGCCGCCATGCGCCACCTGCGCCGCACCCTGGGCGTGCGCCCGGTGTACAAGCGGGTGGACTCCTGCGCCGCCGAGTTCGCCACCACCACCGCCTACATGTATTCGACCTACGAGGAAGAGTGCGAGGCGAACCCGACGGACCGCGAGAAGATCATCGTGCTGGGCGGTGGCCCGAACCGCATCGGCCAGGGCATCGAGTTCGACTACTGCTGCGTGCATGCCGCGCTGGCGCTGCGCCAGGACGGGTTCGAGACCATCATGGTCAACTGCAACCCGGAAACCGTCTCCACCGACTACGACACCTCCGATCGTCTGTACTTCGAGCCGCTGACGCTGGAAGACGTGCTGGAGATCGTGGATCTCGAAAAGCCGAAGGGCGTGATCGTGCAGTACGGCGGCCAGACCCCGCTGAAGCTGGCGCGCGCGCTGGAAGCCGCAGGCACGCCGATCATCGGCACCTCGCCCGACTCGATCGACCTCGCCGAGGACCGCGAACGCTTCCAGCAGATGATCATGAAGCTCGGCCTGCGCCAGCCGCCGAACCGCACCGCGCGCAACGCTGACGAGGCGCTCGCGCTGGCGCGCGAGATCGGCTATCCGCTGGTGGTGCGCCCCAGCTACGTGCTGGGCGGCCGCGCGATGGAAGTGGTGTACGACGACGCCGACCTCGCGCGCTACATCCGCGAGGCGGTGCAGGTCTCCAACGACTCGCCGGTGCTGCTGGACCGCTTCCTCGACCACGCGGTCGAGGTGGACGTGGACATCATCGCCGACGCCCAAGGCAACGTGCTGATCGGCGGCATCATGGAGCACATCGAGGAGGCCGGCGTGCATTCCGGTGACTCGTCCTGCTCGCTGCCGCCGTACTCGCTCTCGCAGGAAGTGCAGGATGAGATGCGCCGACAGGCGGCTGCGATGGCGAAGGAACTGAAGGTCATCGGCCTGATGAACACGCAGTTCGCGATCCAGGGCGACACCGTGTTCATTCTGGAGGTGAACCCGCGCGCTTCGCGCACAGTGCCGTTCGTGTCCAAGGCCACGGGCGTGCCGCTGGCGAAGATCGCCGCGCGCGCAATGGCCGGCAAGTCGCTGCCGGAGCAGGGCGCCACGAAGGAAGTGATTCCCGCGTATTACTCGGTGAAGGAAGCGATCTTCCCGTTCCTGAAGTTCCAGAACGTCGATCCCATCCTCGGACCCGAGATGCGCTCCACCGGCGAGGTGATGGGCGTGGGACGCAGCTTCGGCGCCGCGTTCGCGCGTGGCCATGATGCGGCCGGCATCAAGACGCCGCCGAAGGGCAAGGTGTTCGTGTCGGTGCGCGATGCCGACAAGGACCGCCTGCTGCCGGTGGCGCAGGAAGTGCTGCGCCGCGGCTTCAGCCTGGTCGCCACCGCCGGCACGGCGGCCTATCTCAATGGCAACGGCGTACTCTGCGAGCGCGTCAACAAGGTGCTCGAGGGCAGGCCGCACATCGTCGACCTGATCAAGAACGGCGAGATCGTCTATATCGTCAACACCACCGAGGGCAAGCAGGCGATCGCCGACTCGTTCTCGATCCGGCGCGAGGCGCTGCAGCAGCGCGTCACCTATTCCACCACCGTCGCGGGCGCGCGTGCGCTGGTCCACTCGCTGGATTTCCACGGCAGCGAGGACGTGCACAGCCTGCAGGAACTGCACAAGGAGCTGAACGCATGA
- a CDS encoding sodium:calcium antiporter has translation MLLTLCLFLVSAGAIYLACEYFVNGIEWLGRKLSLGATATGTVLAAFGTALPESAVTFVAVIFGKTPEARDIGVGAAMGGPLVLATIAYAVVGVALWGNRHRLQRADRLVRVDHRRLARDQSWFLAIFAVKVGLGLVAFALKPWLGVLFLLAYAMYVWREMRSDDSAPEDEELEPLKLRPHQAEPAMRWVAAQTVAALVVIAVASRVFVGQLEAIGEAFALPPHLVALVLSPVATELPETLNALIWVRQGKERLALANISGAMMIQATIPSALAIFATPWLFDAPLIVSGALTAAAIVYLWWLFRRGRVDARWLLPVGLLYAVFAGFVAWHFAH, from the coding sequence ATGCTGCTCACCCTCTGCCTGTTCCTCGTCTCGGCCGGCGCGATCTATCTCGCCTGCGAATACTTCGTCAACGGCATCGAATGGCTGGGCCGCAAGCTCAGCCTGGGCGCGACCGCCACCGGCACCGTGCTGGCCGCGTTCGGCACCGCGTTGCCGGAAAGCGCGGTGACCTTCGTGGCGGTGATCTTCGGCAAGACGCCGGAGGCCCGCGACATCGGCGTGGGCGCCGCGATGGGCGGGCCGCTGGTGCTGGCCACGATCGCCTATGCGGTGGTTGGCGTGGCCTTGTGGGGCAACCGACATCGACTCCAGCGCGCCGACCGACTGGTACGGGTCGACCACCGGCGGCTGGCCCGCGACCAGTCGTGGTTCCTGGCGATCTTCGCGGTGAAGGTGGGCCTGGGCCTGGTGGCGTTCGCGCTCAAGCCGTGGCTGGGTGTGCTGTTCCTGCTGGCCTATGCGATGTACGTGTGGCGCGAGATGCGCAGCGACGACAGCGCGCCGGAGGACGAGGAACTGGAGCCGCTGAAGCTGCGGCCGCACCAGGCCGAGCCGGCGATGCGCTGGGTGGCGGCGCAGACCGTGGCGGCGCTGGTGGTGATCGCCGTGGCCTCGCGGGTGTTCGTGGGGCAACTGGAAGCGATCGGCGAGGCCTTTGCACTGCCGCCGCACCTGGTGGCGCTGGTGCTGAGCCCGGTGGCGACCGAGTTGCCGGAGACGCTGAATGCGCTGATCTGGGTGCGCCAGGGCAAGGAACGCCTGGCGCTGGCCAACATCTCCGGCGCGATGATGATCCAGGCGACCATCCCCAGCGCGTTGGCGATCTTCGCCACGCCGTGGCTGTTCGACGCGCCGCTGATCGTGTCCGGTGCGCTCACCGCGGCGGCGATCGTCTACCTGTGGTGGCTGTTCCGCCGCGGCCGGGTGGATGCACGCTGGCTGTTGCCGGTGGGTCTGCTGTACGCGGTGTTCGCCGGCTTCGTGGCTTGGCACTTCGCGCACTGA
- the dapB gene encoding 4-hydroxy-tetrahydrodipicolinate reductase encodes MTSAPLRLAINGASGRMGQALLALLRTDARFELAHAVVSPGSAHDGEPVWPGQALCHAHDWSKAPALDVVIDFSGPAGLAAALDHCLAHGLPLVTGTTGLDAALQARLEAAGTRIALLRAANFSLGVALLTRLLREAAAALPEWDLEIVEAHHGRKQDAPSGTALALGKAAATARDTALDSAAVYSREGRTGERVPGSIGFAVVRGGDIVGEHQALLIGSGERLELGHRATDRTIFARGALQAAQWLVGRAAGHWQMEDVIASQG; translated from the coding sequence ATGACCTCCGCACCGCTACGCCTCGCCATCAACGGCGCCTCCGGTCGCATGGGGCAGGCCCTGCTGGCGCTGCTGCGCACGGATGCCCGCTTCGAGCTGGCGCATGCGGTGGTGTCGCCGGGTTCGGCACACGACGGCGAACCGGTCTGGCCGGGGCAGGCCTTGTGCCATGCACACGACTGGTCGAAGGCGCCCGCGCTCGACGTGGTGATCGACTTCAGCGGCCCGGCCGGCTTGGCGGCGGCGCTGGACCATTGCCTCGCACACGGTCTCCCGCTGGTGACCGGCACCACCGGCCTCGATGCGGCCTTGCAGGCGCGGCTGGAGGCGGCCGGCACCCGCATCGCGCTGCTGCGCGCGGCGAATTTCAGCCTGGGCGTGGCGTTGCTGACACGACTGCTGCGCGAGGCCGCCGCCGCGCTGCCGGAGTGGGACCTGGAGATCGTCGAGGCCCACCACGGCCGCAAGCAGGACGCGCCCTCGGGCACCGCGCTGGCGCTGGGGAAGGCTGCTGCCACTGCACGCGACACTGCATTGGATTCCGCCGCGGTCTACAGCCGCGAAGGACGCACGGGCGAGCGCGTTCCCGGCAGCATCGGCTTCGCGGTGGTGCGCGGCGGCGACATCGTGGGCGAGCATCAGGCGCTCCTGATCGGGTCGGGCGAACGGCTGGAACTGGGTCATCGTGCCACCGACCGCACGATCTTCGCCCGCGGCGCGCTGCAGGCCGCGCAATGGCTGGTCGGTCGTGCGGCGGGGCATTGGCAGATGGAAGACGTGATCGCCTCGCAGGGTTGA
- a CDS encoding 2OG-Fe(II) oxygenase, which yields MSPDALLDPARLERPDTLVRQAPFPFMIAHGQLPDEARGDLDRDFPRYPSAGFFPWDPADCGPSVNALVEQLTAPAFAGLIGQRLGIADLGQYPTLVTLCRLLNRRHGTIHTDSKSKVATALLYLNPQWPDTSDGCLRFLDRIDDIDATVVPELPPLYGEFAVFKRCDNSFHGHLPYEGERRVIQVAWLTSEEEKLRKTKRGKFSRLFKKLFGKLDTRYGADRDRNAAHRD from the coding sequence ATGAGTCCGGACGCCCTGCTCGATCCTGCTCGTCTCGAACGCCCGGACACCCTGGTGCGGCAGGCACCGTTCCCGTTCATGATCGCCCACGGCCAGTTGCCAGACGAGGCGCGTGGCGACCTGGACCGCGACTTCCCGCGTTACCCCAGCGCCGGCTTCTTCCCCTGGGACCCGGCCGATTGCGGCCCCTCGGTGAATGCGCTGGTGGAGCAGCTGACCGCACCGGCCTTCGCCGGGCTGATCGGCCAACGGCTGGGCATCGCCGACCTCGGCCAGTACCCCACCCTGGTGACGCTGTGCCGGCTGCTGAACAGGCGCCACGGCACCATCCACACCGACAGCAAGTCCAAGGTGGCCACCGCCCTGCTCTACCTCAACCCGCAGTGGCCCGACACCAGCGACGGTTGCCTGCGCTTCCTCGACCGGATCGACGACATCGACGCCACGGTGGTGCCCGAACTGCCGCCGCTGTACGGCGAGTTCGCAGTGTTCAAGCGCTGCGACAACTCCTTCCACGGCCACCTGCCCTACGAGGGCGAGCGCCGGGTGATTCAGGTGGCCTGGCTCACCAGCGAGGAGGAGAAGCTGCGCAAGACCAAACGCGGCAAGTTCTCCCGCCTGTTCAAGAAGCTGTTCGGCAAGCTGGACACGCGCTACGGCGCCGACCGCGACCGCAACGCGGCACATCGCGACTGA
- the carA gene encoding glutamine-hydrolyzing carbamoyl-phosphate synthase small subunit, protein MSIPALLALEDGSVFRGHAVGATGETVGEVVFNTAMTGYQEILTDPSYSRQIVTLTYPHIGNTGCNAEDAESDRVHAAGLIVRDVPRRASNWRSSESLPDYLKRHGLVAIAGIDTRRLTRILRDKGALAGCIVAGETVDEAAALAKARAFPGLNGMDLAKVVCTDKSYAWNAGVYDLDRQAFNQPAKRFKVVAYDFGVKHNILRLLAEQGCDITVVPAQTPATEVLAMRPDGVFLSNGPGDPAACDYAITATKAFLDAKIPLFGICLGHQIMGLALGAKTLKMKFGHHGANHPVKDHDDGRVLITSQNHGFAVDPATLPANVRVTHSSLFDGTLQGFALTDRPAFCFQGHPEASPGPHDIGYLFDRFAKLMQEAR, encoded by the coding sequence ATGTCCATCCCTGCTCTGCTTGCCCTCGAAGACGGCAGCGTGTTCCGCGGCCACGCCGTGGGCGCGACTGGCGAAACCGTCGGCGAGGTGGTTTTCAACACCGCCATGACCGGTTACCAGGAGATCCTCACCGATCCCTCGTACAGCCGGCAGATCGTCACCCTGACCTATCCCCACATCGGCAACACCGGCTGCAACGCCGAGGATGCCGAGTCCGACCGGGTGCATGCCGCCGGTCTGATCGTGCGCGACGTGCCGCGCCGGGCGAGCAACTGGCGCAGCAGCGAAAGCCTGCCCGATTACCTGAAGCGCCACGGCCTGGTGGCGATCGCTGGCATCGACACACGCCGGCTCACCCGCATCCTGCGCGACAAGGGGGCGCTGGCCGGCTGCATCGTGGCCGGCGAGACCGTGGACGAGGCCGCCGCGCTGGCCAAGGCGCGCGCCTTCCCGGGCCTGAACGGCATGGACCTGGCCAAGGTGGTGTGCACCGACAAGTCTTATGCGTGGAACGCGGGCGTCTACGACCTCGACCGGCAGGCCTTCAACCAGCCGGCAAAGCGCTTCAAGGTCGTCGCCTACGACTTCGGCGTGAAGCACAACATCCTGCGCCTGCTCGCCGAGCAGGGTTGCGACATCACCGTGGTGCCGGCGCAGACCCCGGCCACCGAGGTGCTGGCGATGCGGCCGGACGGTGTGTTCCTCTCCAACGGTCCCGGCGATCCGGCGGCCTGCGACTACGCGATCACTGCCACCAAGGCTTTTCTCGACGCGAAGATCCCGCTGTTCGGCATCTGCCTCGGCCACCAGATCATGGGCCTGGCGCTGGGCGCGAAGACGCTGAAGATGAAGTTCGGCCACCACGGCGCGAACCATCCGGTGAAGGACCACGACGACGGCCGTGTGCTGATCACCAGCCAGAACCACGGTTTCGCGGTGGATCCGGCCACGCTGCCGGCGAACGTGCGCGTCACCCACAGCTCGCTGTTCGATGGCACGCTGCAAGGCTTCGCGCTCACCGACCGCCCCGCGTTCTGCTTCCAGGGTCACCCGGAAGCCTCGCCCGGCCCCCACGACATCGGTTATCTGTTCGACCGGTTTGCCAAGCTGATGCAGGAGGCCCGCTGA
- the greA gene encoding transcription elongation factor GreA, which yields MSARAPITKNGSERLRAELERLKSTERPRIIAAIAEARAHGDLKENAEYHAARELQSFIEGRIAQLEALLSTAQVIDVSRLNPGSKVVFGAIVDLADEDSGAEVTYQIVGDLEADIKQGLIAVSSPIARALIGKLEGDSFEFNAPNGVKRYEITGVRYA from the coding sequence ATGAGCGCTCGCGCCCCCATCACCAAGAACGGTTCGGAGCGCCTGCGCGCCGAGCTGGAGCGTCTGAAGTCGACGGAGCGTCCGCGCATCATCGCGGCGATCGCCGAGGCCCGTGCCCACGGCGACCTCAAGGAGAACGCTGAGTACCACGCCGCGCGCGAGCTGCAGAGCTTCATCGAGGGCCGTATCGCCCAACTGGAGGCGCTGCTCTCCACCGCCCAGGTGATCGATGTGTCGCGACTCAACCCCGGCAGCAAGGTGGTGTTCGGCGCGATCGTGGACCTGGCGGACGAGGACAGCGGCGCCGAGGTGACCTACCAGATCGTGGGCGACCTCGAGGCCGACATCAAGCAGGGTCTGATCGCGGTCTCCTCGCCGATCGCGCGCGCGCTGATCGGCAAGCTCGAGGGCGACAGCTTCGAGTTCAACGCGCCGAACGGCGTGAAGCGCTACGAGATCACCGGCGTGCGCTACGCGTGA